GTGGGCACGAAAATCCCTCCAATAGCATTTTTACGCAGCCTACCGTCCCTCTCTGCTTTGTTATTTTTTTATGATCAAATAATCTCCATTACTGAGTTCTACAATATCCGCCAAAAAAGCTTCTGCAATTGTATCGGATATTTTAACTAATTCCTCCTTATCTTTAACTAATAATGCTAGGGGATCGCCACCTAAATATCGATTTTTATCAGTTGTAATATATGCCAAAATACCTTTGATTTGTCCTTCATCTTTTCCCACTAGCTTCCCCCTCCCTTTCTATGTTTAATAACTTAGGATTTTTTTTCACCGTTTCTAATATAGGTGTTAGTAAAATTGTTTCTTCTAATAGATCAAAATTTTTGATAACAGGAACTAGTGCAATAATGAGTTTACCGCTGTTTATGTCTTGAACGCTATATATCTTTCTCTGCCCCATTCTACGCGTTACTTCAAATAATACAGCCTGTCGTTGTCCTTTGTTTAGAAGCGGAATTTGGTAGTGGTCATGTTTCGGATGGATAATAGCAGCCAGGCCGTCCTCCAAAAACCACTTCTTTGCTTCCTCTCTACCCATTAAATGAGACACAAACATATCATCAACATATAAATCAGAACCCTTAATTTCGATTTTGCCTTTAGTTACAGTAGCAATATCTTTTATGGTTTGTCGACTTGTAAATAACTTA
The sequence above is drawn from the Clostridium formicaceticum genome and encodes:
- a CDS encoding capping complex subunit for YIEGIA, whose translation is MGKDEGQIKGILAYITTDKNRYLGGDPLALLVKDKEELVKISDTIAEAFLADIVELSNGDYLIIKK